A window of the Oncorhynchus kisutch isolate 150728-3 linkage group LG12, Okis_V2, whole genome shotgun sequence genome harbors these coding sequences:
- the LOC109879527 gene encoding jun dimerization protein 2-like isoform X3, with product MVAGSDMMPGQIPDPSLTAGSLPSLGLLAGISATTLTDQLKLAQDFRNLGAMLSPLHILGRLGKRPLTAIKGEMDEDDERRRRRRDKNKVAAARCRNKKKERTDFLQRESERLEVVNSDLKAQIEELRMERQQLMVMLNLHRPTCIVRTDSVKTPESEANPLLELLAAEKLEASK from the exons ATGGTAGCTGGGTCTGACATGATGCCCGGTCAGATCCCTGACCCTTCCCTGACGGCCGGCTCCTTGCCCAGCCTGGGCCTGCTGGCCGGCATATCTGCCACCACGCTCACCGACCAGCTCAAACTGGCACAGGACTTCAGGAACCTGGGCGCTATGTTGTCACCGCTGCATATCCTGGGACGGCTGGGCAAGAGGCCGCTCACTGCTATcaagggagag ATGGACGAGGACGATgagaggaggagacggaggagagatAAGAACAAAGTGGCAGCAGCACGATGTCGGAACaagaagaaggagagaacagactTCCTCCAAAGG GAGTCGGAGCGTCTGGAGGTAGTGAACTCCGACCTAAAGGCCCAAATCGAAGAGCTGAGGATGGAGAGACAGCAGCTAATGGTGATGCTCAACCTCCACCGCCCCACCTGCATCGTCCGCACCGACAGCGTCAAGACCCCTGAGAGCGAGGCCAACCCCCTGCTCGAACTCCTGGCCGCCGAAAAGCTGGAGGCCTCTAAGTGA